The nucleotide window gtgttgtgcgtgtgtgggtgtgtgttgtacgtgtgtgtgtgtgtgtgtgttgtgtgtgttgtGCGTgtgtaagtgtgtgtgtgttgtgcgtgtgtgaatatgtgtgtgtgtgtgttgtgcgtgtgtgagtgtgtgtggtgagtgcgtgtgagtgtgtgtggtgCACGTGTGTATATGTGTGGTGCCgtgcgtgtgtgtgggtgtgtgagTGTATTGTGTATGCAGGTGTGTACATGTGTGTTGTGCATGCATGTGTATGTGTGCTGgcgtgtgtgtatatgtgttgtttgggtttgggctcaagcccaaaccacctATGTGTTCCTAAACTACCCAAACCCAAAACTCAATAAGTACTAACCCTATTTAAGCCCAAAATCTTTAAGGACCCAACCCACATGCTAAAATCCCAGCTCATTTGATTCGCTTTGGTTATTAGATTAAGTCCAATAACTTTTTGGGGACCCGGCCCAAACTTTGGGTCATAATAATTAAACACTTAAGCCAATTATTTAAACCTAATCTTATTGGTGTTTAGGTGCAACTGTGGGAGGTGATccaatccatccaaattcaagTGGCTCTCCAATAGTGGAATAcatgtgagtggaccccttctaaaattatatgattttatggtttaattgcataaatgaattgcatgccttacgagtttatgaactgatttttatgttaagcatgtttatggaATATATTGTTTATCGTCTCGTTTTTTGAGAGGAgttaattgttggcctatattgagctatttttggcatgctagggttttcagtaaacctatcacttattatgctagtagttttcattatataaactgtgggggttagtatcttgataaccgttttatatatatatatatatatatatatatatatatcaatttggtccactcacctttgttttgcgcccccattcaggacttagagTCAAGGCATACAATCCCAGTGTCAAGGCACTTCCGTAGTGGTAAgatatcttcgagtcctcttggtGTAGGACCTACTcccttgttcattcaattttgtattatttcttttagagctctagttagttgtatgctataaacacgttcctaaattattaactcattgtatttaaattcataacccttatttacttcttattcttagcttttgtatcaattaatggtttttgtcacccttgggtgtcggccagcacgtgtctatcctggtattcaaggaatatcagggtcggggcgtgtcacctACCCTCTCTTTCCAGCATTTGTCGACAAAACCACACACTTATCGGCACCCATACCCCCTCTTTGATCATCTTACCCTTCGCTCTCTCCTCTATCTAACATGTTTACACGCAACCTCTGCTTTCTATTGGTGCAACGACGtcacctccccccccccccgggaaCCACCTCACTCTTCCTTCTTTCCTCATCTCCCTAGATTCCCTACAGGAATCCCTTAGTCTCTATTGTTGCAACTAGCTCACCTTCTCCCTATCGATCCAAAGAAATCGTAGCTCCTCCTTTGCGTCACTGCAACCACCTCACCTCTTCCCCATCGATCCAATGCGATTGCAGCCTCTCATTTCAAAATGGAAATTTGGCAAACGGTCATTTGGTGGCAACCAAAGCAGGGCCCACCGAGGCAACACGAAAAGCCCAGACGAAGCCCAAAACCATAAAGCTTGGTCTTTAAACCATTGGCACAACCATAAATAAACTGAAACCATCCCAAAACACTATCCATTTGTACTGTGCAATTTCATCCCTTACTCTAGACTAACgtatttggtttttttattttttttattttttttatagatttcttaattttttttttatacaatgatATTATACTCTAAGGCCTTATTTGGCATGTCGAACTGTATTGACTGTTTCAGTAAGATAGACTAATTTGTGCATCGAACAATGTTGTGTTGGAATAAAAGATGGATTAATTTATATTGTGTTTAATACTATACTGGATGAGAGGTCTTTAAACTGctattattattactattttatAAATATTAATGCTTACAGTATGCCAAAGTAGGCATAAGGGGGGGGGGAGTGAGACAACCCAATGGGCCGGACATCTAACTCTACACAAATATAATACGTTATCATAATccatacaaatcaaatttaaaacctctacttacaagtaaaaacaaTACCATTAAATGGTAATACTAATTGGTACCTATATACGAATACACTCTGTTAAACATTAAATCTTTATTAATGAGAAATGACATTGGCATTCCTAAATTCTCATTGTGCGCTCTAAATGTTctaaatttagaaagaaaaaaaatatatatacttgtGAGAAATATATCCAATGTAtaattacatattttaaatattaataacaGCTCCATTTATTAATATGTCACATTAAGGGAAAGAGATCCTTCATCACGCCAAGGAAGTAGAAAAACTAGATTTGATGGCTGCTTGATATTTTATGCTAAAGTAAGTACAGATACATTTGCCAAGACATTTAAATCATTACTAAATTGTGCGCAAATTGGAAAATTCAGCAGGTGGGGGTTTGCTGTTTTGACTGTACAACCTAGTCAGCATGACGAAGCAGCCATCAATTTTCTATGCTCAGCTACTCAGCACAGCAGACATCTCTCCTCttatatttggttttttttttcttcaccttCTCTTCCACTTTCAATCATGGAGTTCTGCATGCAACTCTCTCTGGTTTTAGTTCTTTCTGTGTTTGTTGTTCCAGCAGCTGTGCTGTCAGATTCCTCTCTGAGCTCAAAAGGGGTCTCAGAAATCCCCAAGAAGCTGCTCAATCTAGCCCAGAAACCCCAGGTGTTTGATTGGATGGTGGGAATCAGGAGGAAAATACATGAAAACCCAGAACTGGGTTATGAGGAATTTGAGACCAGTGAGCTGATCAGAGCAGAATTGGATAAAATGGGTATTGAATATAAACACCCAATTGGGGTTACTGGTGTTGTAGGCTTCATTGGCACCCGAAAACCGCCTTTCGTCGCAATCAGAGCTGATATGGATGCTCTGGCTATGCAGGTTTGGCTATGAAAATACTCTAGGTAGGTGGAGTTTTTGTTGTAGATGTACTAATTAGTTTGTAATTTGATAGATGGGatttggtatttataggaaatgGTGGAGTGGGAGCACAAGAGTAAAAATGCAGGGAAAATGCATGCTTGCGGGCACGATGCTCATGTTGCAATGCTTCTTGGTGCTGCAAAGATCCTTAAAGACCATGAGAAAGATTTGCAGGTTTGTTTCTTTGATCTTAGTTTTCATTCATATTATTGTTGTTTACTAGTTACTACTGCACTCCTTTCTGTAATTGGTAACAAATGAATAGGTTTTTGATGTCTGTGGTGTATGATCTGAGTATGCATATATGAGAATTCGTTTGCGGGACTAGACAAATCGTTTGCCCCCACATTTCCGTTTTCATGTTTGGTTTCGTAACTGGAAAGCATAATGTGACTTTTATGATTCTCATAAGATTGTAACCTTTTTGTATTGTTGTTACAACATCAACAGGGAACAGTTGTTCTTGTATTTCAACCAGCGGAGGAAGGAGGAGCAGGGGCTAAGAAAATGATAGCTGGTGGAGCGTTAGAGAATGTTAGTGCTATTTTTGGGTTGCATGTTGCTAACCACATACCTATTGCTGAAGTGGCCTCCAGACCTGGTCCTTTTTTTGCTGGGAGTGGCTTCTTTGAAGCGACAATAAGTGGAAAAGGCGGTCATGCAGCCCTTCCTCACCATGCTGTTGACCCGATACTGGCAGCTTCTAATGTGATTGTCAGCTTGCAACATCTTGTTTCGCGTGAAGCTGATCCACTTGACTCGCAGGTAAAACccgtcattttttttctttccgaaGTTGTGATCTTTTTGGCGCATGCTTTGAGCCCATTTATAATGCACTCAAATCTTATTACAATCGGTAGATTCCTTGTTTGGTTTTTGTACTTGGGTTATTTACACTTGTCTTCTCACTCAAATCTTATGACTGCAGCACTACTAAGTGCGATGGTGTTCTGCATTTTTGTTGTCTAATATGGTGGCTGCCTGATGGTTACCTACAACTGCATTGCTTTCCAGCATTTGGTTGTCTAGATATAAAATAGCTTGAAGCAAGGACAATCTAACAGTATTTAAGGATTTTGAAGTAGATTGAAATCACAGAGTTGCCAGAAATGAGATTAATAGGGAGAAATTTTTCACTTTTATTTTCAGAGACGAGAGGCTATGATAAGTGACATTAATATTTAATTCCTTTCTGATGATGCAAGCATATTATCATAAGTTATCGAACTTCTCTGGAAGAAAATTGAAGGACCATATACACTAATTTCATGTGAATAtaacaaatacaaaaataaaatatcaactcTGATGACTCAGATTACTGTCAACTTTCAAGTATTTTGTTTACCATTTTCTTATTTATGCTCCACCATTCCTATCCTTTGAAGAGTTTAGGATAACTTACTGCTTATGTTAGAACTTAGTGCATTTGCAGAAAATTGTCTGGCTTAATTCATGTTTAGTAAAGTTGTTCGTTTTTTAAGTCCTCTCGTCAACTAAGTTGAAAGCATATATTTTCAGGTAGTCACTGTTGGAAAGTTTCAAGGAGGTGATGCATTCAACGTTATTCCAGATTCTGTCAAAATAGGTGGTACTTTCCGTGCATTTACAATGAAAAGCCTAATGCAACTCAAGCAGCGGATTAAGCAGGTAAAATGGTTAAATTGCTCATATAATATGGAtgttatgaaaaaaatataagtTACAAGGCTGATGTGCTTAATTTTTATATATTGATAATCTTTCGAGGGCAATTTAGTTCATCACTGCCATTTGAGCATTCAGTTTGAACTTACTTTGGCAACAAAAGGCTGATGTGCTTCTTTTACCAGGTTATAACAGGACAAGCATCCGTACATAGGTGCATCGCAactgtcaatttctttgaagaTGAGAAACCTATTTCCCCCCCAACCATAAACCATAACGACTTGCACGAACACTTCCGAAATGTAGCTGGAGATATGCTTGGCTTCCAAAAGGTTAAAGACCATCAACCGTTGATGGGATCCGAGGATTTTGCATATTACCAAGAGGCAATACCTGGATACTTTTTCTTGCTTGGAATGGCAGATGACGCACTTGGACCCCTGCCTACGCCTCATTCACCTCACTTCCGAATCAATGAAGATGCACTTCCTTTTGGTGCTGCGCTCCATGCTGCTTTAGCTGTTAGGTATTTGCTCGAGTTTCCACAGGAAGTTCCTTTGCCAGCGCAAGAACACCACGATGAATTATAACAAGCTCATTGATTAATTTGTTGGTTCGAACGTTACCTAGTCTTCATATTCACCGGAGGATTCCATATTGCAGCAACTGTGCATTGTATGATTGGTTCCTCGGAAAAATATACATTCATGTATCAACATTAGGTTATGATCAATGTTGTAATTTTCGGATAACATTTGCCAAATAGGTAGGTGATGTTTAGTTATACAAGCATTCTTGGTAATATGATCCACGGTGCTTTATGCAGCACAAAAATTAAGCTGGAATCGCATCAGAAGATTTTCTAAAGCTAGTGTATGAAATCTCCAGAGGGGAAAAATTAATGATTATTGCACCACAAGTTTATGTAAGATCCTGATTTTAAGCCCTATTTCTATATACATACAATATGCTTTAACATTGAAGTCAAAAACCCTATTGAATTTGGGTACAAAGCGATCAGTCTCAGCAGACGAGTCCGGACTCAAAACTACAATCACATGCTCCGATCAGCACTTCTCCGGACAGGCAATTAGAAGCCGATGATATGTCAAAACCCAAATACTTTCGATGCTAATTCCAATAGGGGTCCCAGAGCGCTCGGGGCAAACTTTCGTGCAAAAAGGAAACAGAGTGAGGTTGGCTGGTTGTTGTAAAGACATGTATCACTTCCGGTCTTCTTGAAAAACTCTTCTGTAATATCTGCTTTGCCGAATGTAGCCGGATGAGCACCGCCTCTCGACCAGTCTACATAGGTAAGGGTCCTGTTTGCCAATAGCTGCGGTGTCTCTATGCTTAGCATTGTCTGGAAGTAGTGCTCATCCACATAACATGCTGGTCTGCAAAAGTCCTTGAACTTAGGGTAGTAGGTTGTGTCTCCAACAATCCTAACTGCAAGTTTCCGATTAATCTCAAACCACTGAGACCCTTTACGCCAATCAGAGAGATTGACCAAAGGAGCCATGCGTCCGTCATAACGTCCTCTCCCATAGGGCCCGATTTCATCAAATGAACCCATGAAGCTGTACCTGGATCTTGATAGGTAGTGATGGACAATGCTCAAGTTGTAGAGAGGAATACATGACTCGGAAAGGAGGATAAACCATTCATTTGAGATGTCAAGCAACGCATTAGCTAGGAGTCTCCTCTCAGCATCGCACATACTCATCTCTCCCCACTCGGCAACCTGAATCATAGAATATAAATGGTCACAGGTCTAAATACATGAGAACAAGTTCCGAAAATTATGCTTAAGAAGCCACAGAGAAATAGGGATTTCCAAGTGATAAAAGAATTATTCCATTGAACATTCTACATAATCGCGTTTTTCAGTTTCAGTTTCAGACAGAAAGAACGAAGTGCCCGAATCTTGTCAAAGAACTGGCTGACAAGACAGTTTTAACAACTAACCGAGCTCAAAAACAATGTTCCAACGCTATCAATAAAAAGTGCTAAACAAAGGCAAGAGGAGTGACAGAGAACTGTTTTTTCGTATGTATGAAGGTATAACCAACGGAGGAAACAATTTAGAACCACAACATGCTCCCTATTGATCAATGCATGTGTTAGTCAAAGTAGATACTCGCGTTTCGGTACTTAAACATGGATCAGGGTGGAAGCAAAATGCACGCTGTGCAAGGATGGTCACGGAATGCGCCTAACCAACACCATAACACAGCAAGAATTAGCAGACGATTCGTGTGAGGATTTTTAGTTGATCATGGTTGGGAAATTTAATAGCTTACGGATTTAAAACAACATAAGACTAGCAATAAAGATTGCAAAATCATACAGTACAATGGGATGGTCCAATCCAACATGGGTTGGAGGAGTTCATCTTTCAATACCTTTAGATGACAAATTCAAATGTACTATTTTTCGACATACAATACAAATTCAAAAGTACGAACTCACAACAAGAACGCCAAATGAATGAAACAAATTCAATCAAAGCAAATTCATATAAGAAATCTAGCAATAATTATTAGGGTACCTGGCTTGGGATTTGTCTCTTGTAAAACACTGATGTAGATGAGAAATTGGCATTATAAGATGGCAACGAATGAACATAGATCGAATACATCCCCTCGTGTCCTCTAAAAAACCGCTCCCAAAGAGGCTCCATTGGCAATGGTCCCTTTGTCAAGAACATGAAGGCAATTTTTGGAACTCTCTTAAACGGATACTCCTTTATTTGAGTAGTATGTGAAGCGAGCCACAGCAACTCGGTGTCATTCATGGCGTGCAACAGGTTAGATGGAGGTCTAATCCGACTTTCTAAACTACTCGGCTCTTCGAAGCAAGGCCTAATGGTGGAAGGTGCTGTTGGAGCCACATGTTGAACACCAAAAAACCTAATTGTGTGCATACTCAAAATCGAAACCCCAATACCCAAAAGTACAAACATGACAAGAAATTGAACGAGTCGCAATGGCAGGGCCCTGGCATGGCTGGACTTAAATGTAGTTGTAGGATCCTTGCCTTCCTCCAATGCCACCCCCCTTGATTGCATCTTGATTCAAATCTTAATCAAATCGAACTGCCACAAACACaacaaaattcaattcaaattcaaatcatGGGTTGTGTAGTTTTCGGAATTTTGGATTGAAAAAAACTTTTTTGGATTCAAATCATCACACAAGGACACCCcaaattctgaaaaaaaaaaaaaaaaatcactttccAAAGTGAAACGTGAAGAAAGTTTGGATTTTGGGTTATGGGGTTTCAAATTCATGGAACAATGGACGCCTATAACGTATCCAAATCCAACAAAGATCGAGATCACATCACAAAGTCAGGAACAAAAGTACTATTTTCCAAATGGGATATCTCCAAACAACGTAACTTTAATCAACAAAAGGAAAGTTTTGggatcaaaattcaaatcaCAAAAGCTTGTATTCCCATTTTCCtggcaaatatgaaaaaaacaTGCAACatggttagagagagagaatctaATACCATGTGCGTTGCAAGAAGGAGAGCAATATGTGgatgaatcaatgtcggacacgTTTGAGGAAGCGAAGCAGATCGGTTCACACTTTCCTCACTTCAATTGTTTCTCTCGGGTTTGCGCCAGCTTTCATTTATTGAACGAAGGAATGAaatttaaagagagagagagagagagagagagagagagaggtttaaGGGGCTTTCATTGTtcctctgtttttgtttttggtttgtcTTCGTGGGGTGTTATGAAAAGTAAAACGGAAGAAGCattcaagagagagagaaagaggagggagagagagagagagagagagagtggtggAAACCCCCGAGGAGAGTGGTGGAAACCCCGAGGAGGGAGGGAGGATGTGTGTGGgattttgtttgattggtttgaTCCGTGGAGCTGGTGCAGAGGAAAAtggaaaaggaaagggaaagggaaagcaAAATTATTTCAAATGCTTCCACTTTCTATGTTTTTACCTtttaacatttatttcactCGTGGTACATTTTATTAAGTGGTCCAAAAAATTAACAGTGATATTTTGCATGTAGGAGTCTAAtagattatttttaattattatatctTACATACCCGTATCATTGAATGGATCGTAACATTATAGTTGCACTCTTTTACATCATTCcattgtttttctttattttatttacattttttgccTTCACTAAAAACCTTGGGGATTTTTAACAAATTTAAGCACAAACCTTTATGAGATAATATAGTTTGTTTGGTAATTAGTAAATATGGTATGTGGCCTCTACATATTTTTTATGCATATATTTTTGGAGTTTTTCTTTCTCATAATTTATCCTAATTTTTTGCCTAATTCTTCTTTTGATGATCTAGATGCCGTCAGATTTGTAATTGAACACACAATCATACAAGAATAAAACTAACAACGGTGAAGATTTACAAGTTGCCAACATACACATCTTAATTAGGTAGACATTTAAGACAATGGTCGATATTCATGTATAAAATAGGGCACCTATTTGGAAAATAATTTGACATGTATATCCTAATTAAATTTGACAATTTAACATAGGACCTAGAGTCGAGGGTAAATCTTTTAAACGCTTGAGCGGTTAGGGCAATTATTAGTCAACTTTAACCTAAAACTAAGAATACAACATTAAACCGGAGGAGGACACTAAACTTGAAACATCGtgtataaaaataaagaaaaactaatgaaaatgacttgaaaactttgagttttaatgataaagacaaaataaagggtaaagtgaatagtactaggattgactttttagtgtaaaaatgtggtttttcgttaaagttaacagtaccgggtgcttttcgttaaagttaccTAAAAATAAATGTTGTTAATTAACCGAGCTACAAACCCTCACATATATTAACTTCAACAGAGATGGCGTTTCCGCTTTGCAGGTGTAAGCAAAGCATTGTCAACAAAATCATAGCGTAATGTTTGGTTCTCTCGTTTCTCGATCTTTACGAAACGGCCGTCGGAACAACGTGATAGCAATTGGCCGGCCTCCAACTCCAACCTCAACCTTTTGCTTTCGTTTTTTGTTGTATGTCCCCCGTCTTCCCTCTCTTATTAAAACGTATTGACTCCCATCGGAATGGATGTTTGTGATCAAAGTCAAAATTCATCAAATCTTCAAAATATTGCTTTATAATGTCATATACAACAAGGGATGTGCGGATCACaccttttttacttttcacactcATGTTAATTGttatcatttgattttttttaatttattcgatCGGATAACCGCAAATTAAGAagatgtgtgaaaagtaaaaaaatacgTGCGGATAACATATCCCATAGACCCATACAATAATTGTTGAATACTGAGGGCCTATTAGGTGGGCTGTATGAGATTGAGCTTTAGTGATAAAATTGGATTGGCAAAGACttgtaaaacaaaacttttaagggaactttaacgaaaaactctcagtactattcactttaacgaagaaccgtatttttacactaaaaaatcatcctagtactattcactttaccatttattttgtctttatcattaaaactcaaagttgtTAAACCCTTTTAATAATTTTCCTAACTTTTTAATCTATATGTAAGGATATATTAGAAAATCCACTCTATCATGAACTCATAACCAATCATGTCTAGTCCAGTCTATGTCACATTTGACATAATAAACCACGGATTTGACTCAAATCCATTTAATTAATCAC belongs to Malus sylvestris chromosome 17, drMalSylv7.2, whole genome shotgun sequence and includes:
- the LOC126610950 gene encoding IAA-amino acid hydrolase ILR1-like 4, translating into MEFCMQLSLVLVLSVFVVPAAVLSDSSLSSKGVSEIPKKLLNLAQKPQVFDWMVGIRRKIHENPELGYEEFETSELIRAELDKMGIEYKHPIGVTGVVGFIGTRKPPFVAIRADMDALAMQEMVEWEHKSKNAGKMHACGHDAHVAMLLGAAKILKDHEKDLQGTVVLVFQPAEEGGAGAKKMIAGGALENVSAIFGLHVANHIPIAEVASRPGPFFAGSGFFEATISGKGGHAALPHHAVDPILAASNVIVSLQHLVSREADPLDSQVVTVGKFQGGDAFNVIPDSVKIGGTFRAFTMKSLMQLKQRIKQVITGQASVHRCIATVNFFEDEKPISPPTINHNDLHEHFRNVAGDMLGFQKVKDHQPLMGSEDFAYYQEAIPGYFFLLGMADDALGPLPTPHSPHFRINEDALPFGAALHAALAVRYLLEFPQEVPLPAQEHHDEL
- the LOC126610952 gene encoding glycosyltransferase BC10-like, producing the protein MQSRGVALEEGKDPTTTFKSSHARALPLRLVQFLVMFVLLGIGVSILSMHTIRFFGVQHVAPTAPSTIRPCFEEPSSLESRIRPPSNLLHAMNDTELLWLASHTTQIKEYPFKRVPKIAFMFLTKGPLPMEPLWERFFRGHEGMYSIYVHSLPSYNANFSSTSVFYKRQIPSQVAEWGEMSMCDAERRLLANALLDISNEWFILLSESCIPLYNLSIVHHYLSRSRYSFMGSFDEIGPYGRGRYDGRMAPLVNLSDWRKGSQWFEINRKLAVRIVGDTTYYPKFKDFCRPACYVDEHYFQTMLSIETPQLLANRTLTYVDWSRGGAHPATFGKADITEEFFKKTGSDTCLYNNQPTSLCFLFARKFAPSALGPLLELASKVFGF